A region from the Salicibibacter cibarius genome encodes:
- a CDS encoding TRAP transporter substrate-binding protein, producing MKKQAVLVAMVVILILSGCTNMINADEMQQFRLAHSATESHPAHQSMLYFADSVYEKSNGDINIEVYANEQLGSERETVELLQAGAIDFAQLGAGNLESFSETYSLFSLPYLFDNEEHYHQAMDSEIAEYFYQSTEEIGFKGLSYYDAGARSFYTNKAIERPDDLAGLKLRVQPSETILAMMNAFGVSATPMSYGEVYTGLQQGVIDGAENSELNVVSTGHYEVISDFSHTEHIIAPDVLNVSNITWENFSEAEKQMISEASEEATEMHKALWAEETSRAIEEAEASGIEFHHPDKEPFIEAVEPLHDRYSSNEETGYIYEQIRELVEGD from the coding sequence ATGAAAAAACAAGCAGTACTTGTAGCTATGGTAGTAATCCTCATATTATCTGGATGTACAAATATGATCAATGCAGATGAGATGCAGCAATTTAGACTTGCTCATAGTGCGACAGAATCACATCCTGCTCATCAGTCTATGCTTTATTTTGCAGATTCAGTATATGAAAAAAGCAATGGAGATATAAATATTGAAGTATACGCAAATGAGCAACTAGGTTCTGAACGAGAAACAGTTGAGTTACTTCAAGCTGGAGCGATAGACTTTGCCCAGTTAGGTGCTGGGAATCTGGAAAGCTTTTCAGAAACGTACTCGCTCTTTAGTTTACCTTATCTATTTGATAATGAAGAGCATTATCATCAGGCAATGGATAGCGAAATAGCTGAATATTTTTACCAGTCAACAGAAGAAATTGGATTTAAAGGGCTATCTTACTATGATGCAGGTGCTCGTAGTTTTTATACAAATAAAGCAATTGAACGACCAGATGATTTAGCTGGTTTAAAGCTAAGAGTTCAACCTAGCGAAACAATTTTGGCAATGATGAATGCTTTTGGTGTATCTGCAACACCAATGTCTTATGGAGAAGTATATACAGGTTTGCAGCAAGGTGTTATTGACGGGGCAGAAAATAGTGAATTGAACGTAGTTAGCACGGGTCACTATGAAGTCATTTCCGATTTTAGCCATACTGAACATATCATAGCACCAGATGTCCTCAATGTAAGTAACATAACATGGGAAAATTTTTCTGAAGCAGAAAAACAAATGATTAGTGAAGCTTCTGAAGAAGCGACAGAAATGCACAAAGCTCTTTGGGCAGAAGAAACATCTAGGGCTATAGAAGAAGCTGAGGCATCAGGCATAGAATTTCATCATCCAGATAAGGAGCCTTTTATTGAAGCTGTTGAACCTTTACATGATAGGTATTCATCTAATGAAGAAACTGGTTATATTTACGAGCAGATAAGAGAATTAGTGGAAGGGGACTAA
- the gatB gene encoding Asp-tRNA(Asn)/Glu-tRNA(Gln) amidotransferase subunit GatB: MTFDTIIGLEVHAELKTDTKIFCGCSTSFGASPNTQTCPVCLGHPGVLPVLNKRAVDFAIKASLATNCTVSEHTKFDRKNYFYPDNPKAYQISQFDQPLGEHGSIEIEVDGKKKSIGITRIHIEEDAGKLTHDDEEDTSLVDFNRAGTPLIEIVSEPDIRTPEEAYAYLEKLKAILQYTEVSDCKMEEGSLRCDANISLRPSGQEEFGTKTELKNLNSFANVQKGLAFEEKRQEQELRDGNELLQETRRWNDERKETTLMRVKEGSDDYRYFPEPDLVNLFIDEEWQGRIAEEIPELPDERQERYISDWEIPAYDAGVLTQVKASADFFEETVAAGADAKQAANWMMGEVNAHLNANHLELEDVAMTPTGLAELIHLIEKGTISSKIAKKVFKTLIEEGGSPEQIVKDQGLVQISDESELKSIVEGILEANQKSIDDYKNGKDKAFGFLVGQTMKETKGKANPQVVNKLIKEGIDAR; encoded by the coding sequence ATGACATTCGATACGATTATCGGCCTGGAAGTGCATGCCGAACTAAAAACGGATACGAAAATTTTTTGTGGATGTTCCACGTCGTTTGGAGCGTCGCCAAATACACAAACATGCCCGGTTTGCCTTGGGCACCCGGGGGTTTTGCCGGTACTGAACAAACGAGCTGTTGATTTTGCGATTAAAGCGTCATTGGCGACAAATTGTACGGTCTCGGAGCATACAAAATTTGATCGTAAAAATTATTTTTACCCGGATAATCCGAAAGCATATCAAATCTCCCAGTTCGATCAACCTCTCGGTGAGCATGGGTCGATTGAGATTGAAGTTGACGGCAAGAAAAAATCGATCGGCATCACCCGTATTCATATAGAGGAGGACGCGGGAAAATTAACCCATGATGACGAAGAAGATACGTCGCTCGTTGATTTTAACCGCGCGGGAACGCCGCTTATCGAGATTGTTTCCGAACCGGATATTCGCACGCCGGAAGAAGCGTATGCTTATTTGGAAAAATTGAAGGCGATTCTCCAATATACGGAAGTGTCCGATTGTAAAATGGAAGAAGGCTCGCTCCGGTGTGACGCGAATATTTCCTTGCGTCCGAGCGGACAAGAGGAATTCGGAACGAAGACGGAACTGAAAAATTTAAACTCATTTGCCAACGTGCAAAAAGGGCTAGCTTTTGAAGAGAAGCGTCAGGAACAAGAACTTCGCGACGGCAATGAACTTTTGCAGGAAACACGGCGTTGGAATGATGAGCGCAAAGAAACGACGCTCATGCGAGTGAAAGAAGGATCCGATGATTACCGCTATTTTCCGGAACCGGATCTCGTCAATCTTTTTATTGATGAAGAATGGCAAGGCAGAATTGCAGAAGAAATCCCTGAACTCCCCGATGAAAGACAGGAACGCTATATATCGGACTGGGAAATCCCCGCTTATGACGCTGGCGTGCTGACGCAAGTAAAGGCAAGCGCGGACTTTTTCGAAGAAACGGTGGCAGCAGGCGCGGACGCCAAGCAAGCCGCCAACTGGATGATGGGCGAAGTGAATGCTCATTTGAACGCCAATCATTTGGAGCTTGAAGATGTGGCCATGACACCGACGGGGCTTGCCGAGTTGATCCATTTGATTGAAAAAGGAACGATCTCCAGCAAAATTGCCAAAAAAGTGTTCAAGACGTTGATTGAAGAGGGCGGAAGTCCCGAGCAAATCGTCAAAGACCAAGGGCTCGTGCAAATTTCCGATGAAAGTGAATTAAAGTCGATCGTCGAAGGCATTTTGGAAGCAAACCAAAAATCCATTGACGACTATAAAAACGGCAAAGACAAAGCCTTCGGTTTCCTCGTCGGCCAAACGATGAAAGAAACAAAAGGGAAAGCGAATCCGCAAGTCGTGAATAAACTGATTAAAGAAGGCATTGACGCGCGGTAA
- a CDS encoding TRAP transporter large permease has product MELIIGIILLVTIFALLLIGVPISFTVAIASALAMLVLFSADVAVFTTAQQMLSGLDSFTLLAIPFFILAGVIMNNGGIAQRLINLAKVLIGRMPGSLVHTNIVGNMLFGSLSGSAVASAAAVGGVLTPTQKKEGYDPKFTAAANIASAPTGMIIPPSIALIVYSTASGGTSIAALFIAGYIPGILWGLATLIVAYIVFKKKSYGVNIDKISLKEGFNVFFSAFPSLLLIFIVIGGIVAGIFTATEAAAIAVLYASILSFIYKTIRVKDIPKMLKETVEMSGVIMFLVAASTILSIAMTFSGIPPALSEIILSVSDNLIVILILMNIILLLIGAFMDITPALLIFTPIFLPIATELGLDPVHFGIVLVMNLSIGMITPPVGSVLFVGSNVGKVPIESLVKPLSLFYVAIIAMLLVVTFFPQISMFLPNLFEI; this is encoded by the coding sequence ATGGAATTAATAATAGGGATTATTTTATTAGTAACTATTTTTGCGTTGCTATTAATTGGCGTACCAATTTCTTTTACTGTGGCCATAGCCTCAGCCCTTGCAATGCTTGTTTTATTCTCAGCTGATGTCGCAGTATTCACAACTGCTCAGCAAATGTTGTCTGGTTTGGATAGTTTTACCTTATTAGCCATCCCGTTTTTTATTTTAGCCGGCGTTATTATGAATAATGGTGGAATTGCACAAAGACTTATTAATTTAGCTAAAGTGTTAATTGGGAGAATGCCTGGATCTTTAGTTCATACCAATATTGTGGGAAATATGTTATTTGGATCGTTGTCTGGATCTGCTGTGGCATCAGCTGCTGCCGTTGGGGGCGTGTTGACCCCGACTCAAAAAAAAGAAGGATACGATCCAAAGTTTACAGCAGCAGCAAATATTGCATCTGCCCCTACAGGTATGATTATCCCGCCTAGCATTGCCTTGATTGTATATTCCACAGCTAGTGGTGGTACTTCGATTGCGGCCTTATTTATAGCAGGATATATACCTGGAATACTTTGGGGATTGGCTACGCTAATAGTCGCATATATCGTATTCAAAAAGAAAAGTTACGGCGTTAACATTGATAAAATTTCTTTAAAAGAAGGCTTTAATGTATTTTTTTCTGCCTTTCCAAGTTTATTATTAATTTTCATTGTCATTGGAGGAATAGTTGCCGGTATATTTACAGCAACTGAGGCTGCTGCGATAGCAGTTCTTTACGCGAGTATCTTGTCGTTTATTTATAAAACCATTCGTGTAAAAGACATTCCTAAAATGTTAAAGGAAACAGTAGAAATGAGCGGAGTAATTATGTTTTTGGTGGCTGCTTCAACCATCTTATCGATTGCAATGACATTTTCAGGCATACCCCCTGCTCTTAGCGAAATAATATTATCAGTTTCTGATAATTTAATTGTGATTCTTATTTTAATGAACATTATTTTATTGCTGATTGGTGCTTTTATGGATATTACGCCGGCATTGTTAATATTCACACCTATTTTTTTACCAATTGCTACAGAGCTTGGGTTAGACCCTGTACACTTTGGTATTGTGCTCGTCATGAACTTAAGCATTGGTATGATCACTCCTCCAGTGGGTAGCGTATTATTTGTAGGTAGTAATGTCGGGAAGGTTCCAATCGAATCATTAGTTAAACCTCTCTCGCTCTTTTATGTTGCGATTATAGCTATGTTGTTAGTAGTTACTTTCTTCCCTCAGATTAGCATGTTTCTACCTAATTTATTCGAGATATAA
- a CDS encoding zinc-dependent alcohol dehydrogenase → MKAVQIDAPESLKFIYRPQPDLQSNEVLIKVKVVGICGTDLKLYDGTISYLKDGSLTLPLVPGHEWSGEVFKVGSSLSKFKVGERVTGECHIGCGSCEDCRNGQTNICYHRERIGIFQNGALSDYIVLPERAVHTIPDEVTDVEGAMIEPLTVALHALDKLDRVAGSRLLVYGLGPIGLLISQVAKSMGATTIIGVDINETALRRGKNFECDEIINSKKENVKERVLSLTNQEGPDIIVEATGVSDLLVQAVDLIRSGGQLSLIGLFSEKADLDPNQLITKDVKIIGNMASSARIWQRANRISRH, encoded by the coding sequence GTGAAGGCGGTTCAGATTGACGCCCCAGAGTCATTAAAATTTATTTATCGTCCACAACCTGATCTTCAATCAAATGAAGTGCTAATAAAGGTAAAAGTCGTTGGTATCTGTGGTACTGACTTGAAGCTTTATGATGGTACTATTTCCTACCTTAAAGACGGTTCCCTTACACTGCCCCTGGTCCCTGGACATGAATGGTCAGGTGAAGTTTTTAAAGTAGGCTCATCATTAAGTAAGTTTAAGGTAGGGGAACGTGTAACTGGGGAATGTCATATTGGTTGTGGAAGTTGTGAAGATTGCCGAAATGGACAAACCAATATTTGCTATCATCGTGAAAGGATTGGAATCTTTCAGAATGGTGCATTGTCTGATTATATTGTTTTGCCTGAGCGTGCAGTGCATACCATTCCTGATGAAGTAACGGATGTTGAAGGTGCAATGATTGAGCCACTAACAGTTGCCCTACATGCATTGGATAAATTAGACCGAGTTGCTGGATCACGTTTACTAGTGTATGGATTAGGACCTATCGGACTGCTAATTAGTCAGGTAGCAAAAAGTATGGGCGCAACTACAATTATTGGGGTGGATATCAATGAAACTGCCTTGAGGAGAGGTAAAAATTTCGAATGTGATGAGATTATCAATTCGAAGAAAGAAAATGTAAAAGAAAGAGTATTGTCTCTTACGAACCAAGAAGGACCGGATATTATTGTTGAGGCAACAGGCGTAAGCGATTTGTTAGTTCAAGCGGTAGATTTGATTCGTTCAGGAGGACAACTTTCTCTTATAGGATTATTTAGTGAAAAAGCTGACCTCGATCCTAATCAACTCATCACAAAAGACGTTAAGATTATAGGTAATATGGCAAGTAGTGCTAGGATTTGGCAACGTGCCAATCGCATTAGTCGCCACTAA
- a CDS encoding Gfo/Idh/MocA family protein has protein sequence MQKTLNIGVIGSGAISTAHFEAIDKVDTLKLMGVASKSIEDANEIAEKQGCKVYDDAIHLIEDPAIEVVILLTPPGVHHDFILRSIQNEKHLIVEKPLGVSLEHIDQYIQYAQKVGVTLSVISQHRFDEASSFIRKKIDQSLLGDIKGGSCEVLWYREQDYYNEWRKKKTLSGGGVLAIQAIHTIDLMLWYLGDVKGVKAYTGTTGHTDIDVEDIAAACIEFEEGKLATINATTTAYPGYPARLTLFGKDGSVTLASDEIQYYQSRHEQESYKANGDVNQTVDGPAAVSVSSFVKQYKDIYKAIQNGESPLVSGEEARKAYALIDAIYQSAHTGREIRL, from the coding sequence ATGCAAAAGACGTTAAACATCGGGGTAATTGGTAGTGGTGCAATATCAACGGCTCACTTTGAAGCCATTGACAAAGTGGACACACTTAAGTTGATGGGCGTTGCCTCAAAATCTATTGAAGATGCGAACGAGATTGCGGAAAAACAAGGATGCAAGGTATATGATGATGCCATTCATTTAATTGAAGATCCTGCAATTGAAGTAGTCATTCTTCTGACTCCACCTGGGGTTCATCATGATTTTATACTTCGCAGTATTCAAAATGAGAAGCATTTAATTGTTGAGAAGCCATTAGGTGTAAGTTTAGAACATATTGACCAATACATTCAGTATGCTCAAAAGGTAGGAGTCACATTATCTGTGATTTCGCAACACCGTTTTGATGAAGCATCAAGTTTTATTAGAAAAAAGATTGATCAATCTCTGCTTGGAGATATTAAAGGGGGGAGTTGCGAAGTTTTATGGTACCGGGAACAAGATTATTATAATGAATGGCGAAAGAAAAAAACTTTATCTGGTGGTGGTGTACTAGCGATACAAGCCATCCACACCATTGATTTAATGCTTTGGTATTTGGGGGATGTCAAAGGAGTGAAGGCATACACAGGAACCACCGGTCACACGGATATTGATGTCGAGGATATTGCAGCGGCATGTATCGAGTTTGAAGAAGGGAAACTGGCAACGATTAATGCAACGACAACTGCATATCCCGGATACCCAGCTCGTCTTACTCTATTTGGTAAAGATGGGTCTGTGACCTTGGCATCTGACGAAATCCAATATTATCAGTCAAGACATGAGCAAGAAAGTTATAAGGCTAATGGAGACGTGAATCAAACAGTTGATGGGCCAGCTGCTGTTTCAGTGTCGTCCTTTGTGAAGCAGTATAAAGATATTTATAAAGCTATTCAAAACGGCGAAAGTCCCCTTGTTTCTGGTGAGGAAGCCAGAAAAGCTTATGCATTAATTGATGCTATTTATCAGTCTGCTCATACAGGTCGAGAAATCAGGTTATAG
- a CDS encoding TRAP transporter small permease, whose product MEKSKNIIDRILEYLTSSLLGIMVIVALWQVCSRYVLDAPSTFSEEALRYLLIWVSILGGALAYGKKKHMAILILTNKLPDALSRRLQIIVDMIVTLFAIIVMFIGGYRAVLLAFNQASPAMEFLNVGYVYMVLPLTSVFIFFYAIYNIYHSVIRGKQYVVEKDHIIEQKESGREHTSWN is encoded by the coding sequence ATGGAGAAATCAAAAAATATAATAGATAGAATTCTTGAGTATTTAACATCTTCTTTATTAGGTATTATGGTGATTGTTGCATTATGGCAAGTGTGTTCTCGCTATGTATTAGACGCTCCTAGTACTTTTTCAGAAGAAGCTTTGAGATATTTACTTATATGGGTTTCAATTCTGGGTGGGGCATTAGCTTATGGAAAAAAGAAACACATGGCAATTTTAATTCTAACCAATAAATTACCTGATGCTTTATCACGTCGGTTACAAATAATAGTTGATATGATTGTTACACTTTTTGCGATCATTGTTATGTTCATTGGGGGTTATAGAGCTGTGCTTCTTGCATTTAATCAAGCGTCTCCAGCTATGGAGTTTTTGAATGTTGGATATGTCTATATGGTGCTTCCGTTAACTAGCGTTTTTATTTTTTTCTACGCCATTTATAACATTTACCACTCGGTGATAAGAGGTAAACAATATGTTGTTGAGAAAGATCATATAATAGAACAAAAAGAAAGTGGGAGGGAGCACACATCATGGAATTAA
- a CDS encoding cupin domain-containing protein: protein MKTINLADIPGMTFPTGRYTRVMIGADSPIQAENFTMGYVKVNPQGSVPKHVHEQEEVYFIAEGNGRIEVGNEVKEVSAGTSIYIPSNVPHELVNTGNETMTMIFVYSPAGTVDHWDEERK, encoded by the coding sequence ATGAAAACGATTAACTTAGCAGACATACCTGGGATGACATTTCCAACAGGACGTTACACAAGGGTAATGATTGGCGCTGATAGCCCGATCCAGGCAGAAAATTTTACGATGGGGTACGTGAAAGTGAACCCTCAAGGCTCTGTACCCAAACATGTACATGAGCAAGAAGAAGTTTATTTTATTGCCGAAGGAAATGGGAGAATAGAAGTAGGCAATGAGGTGAAGGAGGTTAGTGCTGGAACGTCAATATATATTCCTTCTAACGTTCCTCACGAATTGGTTAATACAGGGAATGAAACAATGACAATGATATTTGTTTACTCACCTGCTGGTACAGTAGATCATTGGGATGAAGAGCGAAAATAA
- a CDS encoding CaiB/BaiF CoA transferase family protein, translating into MLNNVKVLSFTHFLQGPSAVQMLGDLGADVVKIENPKGAYERHWSGLNSFLGDESVFYLMAGRNQRSLSINLRTEEGKEIVKKMVADADVIVENFRPGVMERLGFGYQDVAKINPGIVYCSCTGFGSSGPYKDRPGQDLLVQAMSGIASLNGRKQDPPSPIGTAAVDQHAAVLAVVGVLAALYEREHTGKGKKVESNLLNAALDMQIEPFNYHLNKFHLYDRSETGISSRFHQAPYGVFETKDGYICISLPSLDKLAKALNDDQFLQWGYDEQFEKREEINQQVAMNIRQQTTNYWIDTFSEFDIWHSMVNDYEEVENDPQVEWNKNIMEFEHTNGEKVRVLSHPVRYDDETLPLYKLPPKLGEDTDEILKELNYADEDIADFKNKNVVESLKVKDSSNQ; encoded by the coding sequence ATGCTAAATAATGTTAAAGTACTTAGTTTCACTCATTTTTTACAGGGGCCTTCTGCAGTGCAAATGTTAGGGGATTTAGGCGCTGATGTTGTGAAAATCGAAAACCCTAAAGGTGCTTATGAGCGTCATTGGTCGGGATTAAATTCCTTTTTAGGGGATGAAAGCGTTTTTTATCTTATGGCTGGACGTAACCAGAGAAGTTTAAGTATTAATTTACGTACAGAAGAAGGAAAAGAAATCGTTAAAAAGATGGTAGCGGACGCTGATGTGATTGTTGAGAACTTTAGGCCTGGTGTGATGGAAAGATTAGGATTTGGTTATCAAGACGTCGCAAAGATCAATCCAGGTATTGTTTACTGCTCTTGTACTGGCTTTGGTTCAAGTGGTCCTTATAAAGATCGTCCAGGTCAAGATTTACTCGTGCAAGCAATGAGTGGTATTGCGAGTCTTAACGGTCGGAAGCAAGATCCTCCATCCCCAATTGGGACTGCTGCTGTAGATCAACATGCTGCTGTTTTAGCTGTCGTTGGTGTTCTTGCAGCACTTTATGAGCGTGAGCACACTGGAAAAGGGAAAAAAGTCGAGAGTAACCTGCTGAATGCCGCCCTAGATATGCAGATTGAACCGTTTAATTATCACTTAAATAAATTCCATTTATATGACAGAAGCGAGACGGGAATTTCTTCAAGATTCCATCAAGCACCTTACGGAGTGTTTGAAACAAAGGATGGATATATATGCATTTCATTACCTTCGTTAGATAAATTGGCAAAAGCGCTAAACGATGATCAATTCTTACAATGGGGATATGATGAACAATTTGAGAAACGCGAAGAAATTAATCAACAAGTAGCCATGAATATTAGACAGCAAACTACTAATTATTGGATAGATACCTTTTCAGAATTTGATATCTGGCACTCAATGGTAAATGATTATGAAGAGGTTGAAAATGATCCACAAGTTGAATGGAATAAAAATATTATGGAATTTGAACATACGAACGGAGAAAAAGTCCGTGTGCTTTCCCATCCGGTTCGATATGACGATGAGACATTGCCGTTGTATAAATTGCCGCCAAAACTTGGGGAGGATACAGATGAAATACTGAAGGAATTAAACTACGCCGATGAAGATATTGCAGACTTTAAAAATAAAAATGTTGTAGAAAGTCTGAAGGTTAAAGATAGCTCTAACCAATGA
- a CDS encoding dihydrodipicolinate synthase family protein translates to MKTTRNIVLPTSNKEQYSYELANTEPINFVGKSLEKRKAYAASHVVADPLPVQGEITGEAIDWEATLNYRHYLWEHGFGVAEAMDTAQRGMGLDYKLAKDLIARSAKEAHSVGGDIASGVGTDQLDINDLSLNLEKIEKAYLEQCEFVEKKGSKIILMSSRALAQVANKPEDYRQVYGNILSNVKHPVILHWLGEMFDPNLQGYWGWEDLDQAMEVCLSILHEYKHKIDGIKISLLDENLEIKMRRLLPEGVFMYTGDDFNYPSLIKGDEQGFSHALLGIFNGIAPVAAKALQALDRGDIESYDQLLEPTVPLARHIFQTPTFYYKSGLTFLAFLNGHQNHFKMLGGHESARSTMHYIELFKLADRANLLRVPDLAIHRMKELLSLAGLR, encoded by the coding sequence TTGAAAACTACAAGAAATATTGTATTGCCAACGTCAAATAAAGAACAGTACTCCTACGAACTTGCAAATACAGAGCCCATTAATTTTGTAGGAAAATCATTGGAGAAGAGAAAGGCTTATGCTGCCTCCCATGTGGTAGCTGACCCTTTACCTGTTCAGGGAGAAATTACAGGAGAAGCAATCGATTGGGAAGCTACTTTAAATTATAGGCATTATCTTTGGGAACATGGATTCGGTGTAGCTGAAGCCATGGATACAGCTCAAAGGGGTATGGGTCTTGATTATAAGTTAGCGAAAGACCTCATTGCACGATCTGCTAAAGAGGCACATTCAGTAGGCGGAGATATTGCATCAGGTGTAGGGACGGACCAGTTAGATATTAATGACTTGTCTTTAAATCTAGAAAAAATTGAAAAGGCTTATTTGGAACAATGTGAATTTGTGGAAAAAAAAGGAAGTAAGATTATCCTTATGTCGAGTCGAGCACTAGCGCAGGTCGCAAATAAGCCTGAAGACTATAGACAAGTGTATGGAAATATCCTTTCTAATGTTAAGCATCCTGTAATTTTGCACTGGCTCGGTGAGATGTTTGATCCGAATCTACAAGGTTATTGGGGATGGGAAGATCTAGATCAAGCGATGGAGGTCTGCTTATCCATCTTGCATGAGTATAAACATAAAATAGATGGCATTAAGATTTCATTACTTGACGAAAATCTTGAAATTAAAATGAGGCGTCTTTTACCTGAAGGTGTCTTCATGTACACGGGAGATGATTTTAATTATCCTTCTCTGATTAAGGGAGATGAACAAGGGTTTAGTCACGCCCTATTAGGGATTTTCAATGGTATTGCTCCTGTTGCTGCTAAAGCTCTTCAAGCCCTAGATCGCGGAGATATCGAATCCTATGATCAACTATTAGAACCGACGGTACCTTTAGCGCGCCACATCTTCCAAACACCGACATTTTATTATAAATCGGGCCTTACATTCCTAGCATTTTTAAATGGTCATCAAAATCATTTTAAAATGCTTGGAGGCCATGAATCTGCGCGTTCAACAATGCATTACATTGAACTTTTCAAATTAGCTGATCGTGCGAATCTTCTACGTGTTCCAGATCTTGCTATTCATAGAATGAAAGAACTTCTTTCACTAGCTGGTCTTAGATAA
- a CDS encoding enoyl-CoA hydratase/isomerase family protein has translation MGEVSLEIDDNGIATVLLNYPAKRNILSNHMIEKLEHVISKLKNDPDVKVLVLRSSDQRFFSAGGDVKEWKDYSKQQAYREGNRGGKVFADLEDLPFVTIAAISGACLGGGCELALACDIRVATEDSTFGQPEITLGNGPSWGGYYRLARKVGISRAKEMILLGEMYNANQAYNFDLIQRIYPSWDTLLEEVREMSGRLAEDVYAASISKQILNQVEQGMIPNQLAIDGLSASSFAQTATSVERKAAFLNRKK, from the coding sequence ATGGGTGAAGTATCATTAGAAATCGATGATAACGGAATTGCCACTGTTTTATTAAACTATCCGGCGAAACGAAATATATTGAGCAACCATATGATTGAAAAATTGGAGCACGTCATCAGTAAGCTGAAAAATGACCCCGATGTTAAAGTTCTTGTGCTTCGATCTTCGGACCAAAGATTCTTCTCTGCGGGTGGCGATGTTAAAGAGTGGAAAGATTATTCTAAACAACAAGCTTATCGTGAAGGAAATAGAGGAGGGAAAGTTTTTGCAGATCTCGAAGACTTACCTTTTGTAACGATTGCTGCAATTAGTGGAGCGTGCCTAGGGGGAGGTTGCGAACTTGCGTTAGCCTGTGATATCCGGGTAGCAACTGAAGATTCCACCTTTGGACAACCAGAAATAACATTAGGAAACGGTCCGAGTTGGGGTGGTTACTATCGACTTGCTCGTAAGGTTGGGATTTCTCGTGCAAAAGAAATGATTTTACTGGGGGAAATGTACAACGCTAATCAAGCGTATAATTTTGACCTTATTCAAAGAATTTATCCATCGTGGGACACACTACTAGAAGAAGTTAGGGAAATGTCCGGACGACTGGCAGAAGATGTTTATGCAGCCTCTATTTCCAAGCAAATCTTAAATCAAGTTGAACAAGGGATGATACCCAATCAACTTGCAATAGATGGACTGAGTGCCTCTTCATTTGCTCAAACCGCAACATCTGTTGAAAGAAAAGCAGCGTTTTTAAATAGAAAGAAATGA